The genomic window GTCTGAACGAGATCCGCGTGCTGACCGCCACCCAGGACGTCCACGCCGCCGAACGCGAGCAGTGGGACGACGGCTGCAACGTCCTCGCCGTCGAACCGGGGGTCGTCGTCGCCTATGAGCGCAACGCCACCACCAACACGCATCTGCGCAAGCAGGGCATCGAGGTGATCGAGATCCCGGGGAGCGAGCTGGGGCGGGGGAGGGGTGGGCCGCGCTGTATGAGCTGTCCGGTGGAGAGATCGGCGGTGTAGGCCGCCGACGTGGACGGCCGGCCGCCGAGGGATTCGGCCGTATAGAAATGTGGAACATCGTATAGACTTCCAGTCTTCCTACGCTGTCCCTGCCCCCGCCGACCCAGGAGCGCCCCCATGGCGACTGTTCCCCACGCCCTCGCCGGGCGCCACTTCCTCAAGGAGCTGGACTTCACCGCGGACGAGTTCCGCGGGCTGATCGGGCTGGCCGCGGAGCTGAAGGCGGCCAAGAGGGCCGGAACGGAGACCCAGCACCTGCGGGGCAGGAACATCGCGCTCATCTTCGAGAAGACCTCGACGCGCACGCGCTGCGCGTTCGAGGTCGCCGCGGCCGACCAGGGCGCCCGGACGACGTACCTCGACCCGTCCGGCTCGCAGATGGGCCACAAGGAGTCGGTACGGGACACGGCGCGGGTGCTCGGCCGGATGTTCGACGCGATCGAGTACCGCGGGGACAGTCAGGAGAACGTCGAGGAGCTCGCCGCGTACGCCGGAGTGCCGGTCTACAACGGTCTCACCGACGACTGGCACCCCACCCAGATGCTCGCCGACGTGATGACCATGACCGAGCACAGCGACAAGCCGCTCGACGAGATGGTCTTCGCGTACCTCGGCGACGCCCGCTTCAACATGGGCAACTCGTACCTCGTCACCGGGGCCCTGCTCGGCATGGACGTCCGTATCGTCGCCCCGGCGGCCTACTGGCCCGCCGAGGAGATCGTCACCCACGCGCGCAAGCTCGCGGAGATCAGCGGGGCGCGGATCACGCTCACCGAGCACATCCATGAGGGGGTCGGGGGCGCGGACTTCGTCGCCACCGACGTCTGGGTCTCCATGGGGGAGCCCAAGGAGGTCTGGGACGAGCGCATAGGGGCGCTGTCGCCGTACGCCGTGACCATGGACGTTCTGCGTGCCACCGGCAACGCGGACGTCAAGTTCCTGCACTGCCTGCCGGCCTTCCACGACCTCGGGACGAAGGTCGGGCGTGAGATCCACGAGCGGCACGGTCTGGAGTCGCTGGAGGTCACGGACGAGGTGTTCGAATCCGCGCACTCCGTCGTTTTCGACGAGGCGGAGAACCGGCTGCACACGATCAAGGCGGTTCTGGTGGCGACGCTGGGACGCTGAAAGACACCGGACCTATGCGTGGCGGCGCTGTGGCGGCACCGTCGGCAGTCGGAACCACACCGCCTTGCCGGAGCCCGTGGGGCGGTGGCCGCAGGCGGAGCTGAGGGCGCGGATGAGGAGGAGGCCGCGGCCGTGTTCCTGCCAGGGGTCGGGCTCGATGTGGCCCGGGGTGGTGAGGTCGCCCGGGGGCGCCGGGTCGGGGTCGTGGACCTCCACCTTGCAGCCGGACGGCAGCAGCTCGACGACCAGCTCTATGGGCCCGTCCCCGGTCGCGTGCTCGACCGCGTTCGCGACCAGCTCCGCCGTGAGCAGCTCCGCCGTGTCGCAGTCCGCCCCGTGCTCCAGCTCGGTCATCGCCGTACGGACCAACGCGCGGGCCACCGGCACGGCCGCGGCGGTGTGCGGCAGCGCGATGCGCCACGAGGCGGGGGCGGAGGGTTCTTGCAAGGCGGTGGATCCGTTCATGGAGCAGGTCATGGGTCGTCCTGCTTTCAGCGTGACGAATGGTACGGCGCGGACCGGCGGGGTCGCTCGGCGGGCGCCGTACGGGACCGTCGGGCCCCGTTGCCAGGCGGTCTACCCACACCAACGCTCCGCCGCGCACGACGGAGCCCGTCGTTACCGGCCTGTCGAACGTCCGTGACCGAGTCACGGACGCCACCAACGGCCTATCGCGCACTCGTGACGACGGTCAGATATCAGTGATAGCTTCATGGGGTAGGGAAGTAGCCGCAGCGTCGAGGTAGCCCCCGAGGAGGCCGCCCGTCATGAGTCCCTTCACCGGCTCCGCCGCCCGCACCGCCGACTGGCGGCATCTGAGGTGCGCGATCACCGACGGTGTCGCCACCGTCACCCTCGCCCGCCCCGAGAAGCTCAACGCCCTCACCTTCGGCGCCTACGCCGACCTGCGCGATCTGCTCGCCGAACTCTCCCGGGAGAAGTCCGTACGGGCCCTGGTGCTGGCCGGCGACGGGCGCGGTTTCTGCTCCGGCGGCGACGTCGACGAGATCATCGGCGCCACCCTCGCCATGGACACCGCCCAGTTGCTCGACTTCAACCGGATGACCGGGCAGGTCGTGCGGGCCGTGCGCGAGTGCCCGTTCCCGGTGATCGCCGCCGTGCACGGTGTGGCGGCGGGCGCCGGCGCGGTCCTGGCCCTGGCCGCCGACTTCCGCGTCGCCGACCCCACCGCCCGCTTCTCCTTCCTCTTCACCCGCGTGGGCCTGTCCGGCGGCGACATGGGCGCCGCGTACCTGCTGCCCCGCGTGGTCGGCCTGGGCCACGCCACCCGCCTCCTCATGCTCGGCGAACCCGTCCGCGCCCCCGAGGCCGAACGCATCGGCCTCATCAGCCGGCTCGCGGACGAGGGCAGCGCCGATGAGGCCGCGCAGGAGTTGGCCCGTCGCCTGGCGGAGGGCCCGGCCCTGGCGTACGCCCAGACCAAGGCGCTCCTGACGGCAGAACTGGACATGCCGCTGTCGGCAGCCGTGGAGCTGGACGCGGCCACCCAGGCCCTCCTCATGACAGGGGAGGACTACACCGAGTTCCATGCGGCGTTCACGGAGAAGCGGCCCCCGAAATGGAGCGGACGGTGACCGCTCCGACCTCAGGGGCGCGGGGAACCGCGCGACCAGCCACAGACAACCCGCAGCCGCCCGCCAGGACCAGCCACCCCCGACGCATCGCCGTCATCGGCGGCGGCCCCGGCGGCCTCTACGCCGCCGCCCTCCTCAAACGTCTCGACCCGTCCCGTGAGATAACCGTCTGGGAACGCAACGCCCCCAACGACACCTTCGGCTTCGGAGTGGTCCTCTCCGACGAAACCCTGGGCGGCATAGAACACGCCGACCCAGTGGTCTACGAGGCCCTGCGCACACACTTCACCCGCTGGGACGACATCGACATCGTCCACCGGAACACCCGCCACACCTCCGGAGGACACGGCTTCGCCGCGCTGGGCCGCCGCAGACTCCTCCAGATCCTGCACGACCGCTGCCACGCACTCGGCGTCGAACTCCGCTTCCGCACGCAGGCCCCTCACCCGGCCCTGCTCTGCGACGCCTACGACCTGGTCATAGCGGCGGACGGCGTGCACAGTGCCACGCGCGAGGCGTACGCCGAGGTCTTCCGCCCGGCCGTCGAGGAACACCGCTGCCGCTACATCTGGCTCGCCGCGGACTTCGCCTTCGAGGCGTTCCGCTTCGAGATCGCCGAGACCGAACACGGCGTGATGCAGCTGCACGGCTACCCCTATGCCCGCCCGTCACCCGACCACCACCCCTCAACGAGGCCCTCCGGGCCGCAGGATCAATTCGGTGCGTCCACCGTCATCGTGGAGATGCGCGAGGAGGTGTGGCGGGCCGCCGGGTTCGACCGCACGGACGAGCGGGAGTCGGTCGAGCGGTGCGCGAAACTCTTCGCGGACGCGCTCGGCGGACGCCCCCTGCGCTCCAACAACTCCACCTGGACCACCTTCCGCACGGTCGTCAACGAGCGCTGGTCGCACGGCAATCTGGTGCTGCTCGGCGACGCCGCGCACACCGCGCACTTCTCCATCGGCTCCGGTACGAAGCTGGCCGTCGAGGACGCGCTGGCGCTGGCCGCCTGTCTGGAGGAACAGCCCGATCTGGAAAGGGCGTTGGCGGCGTACGAGAAGGAGCGGCGCCCGGTCGTCGCCTCCACACAGCGCGCGGCGCGGGCCAGCCTGGAGTGGTTCGAGAACATCGGGCTCTATCTCGGCCAGCCCGCCCGGCAGTTCGCCTTCAACCTCCTCACCCGCAGCCGCCGCGTCACCCACGACAACCTCCGCCTCCGTGACGCGTACTTCACCGGCGACGTGGAACGCGAGTTCGGCTGCCCACCGGGAACGCCTCCGATGTTCACCCCGTTCCGGCTGCGCGGCCTGACCCTGCGCAACCGTGTCGTCGTCTCCCCCATGGACATGTACTCGGCGGCCGACGGCGTCCCCGGCGACTTCCACCTCGTCCACCTGGGCGCCCGCGCCCTCGGCGGCGCCGGGCTCGTGATGACCGAGATGGTGTGCGTCAGCCCCGAGGGCCGGATCACCCCGGGCTGTGCCGGGCTCTGGAACTCCCGGCAGGCCGACGCCTGGCGCCGCACGGTGACGTTCGTGCACGCGCAGGCGCCGGGCACGGCCATCGGCGTCCAGTTGGGCCACTCCGGCCGCAAGGGCTCGACGAAGCTGATGTGGGAGGGCATCGACGAGCCCCTGGACGCGGACAACTGGCCCCTGACGGCGGCCTCCCCGATCCCGTACAAGCCGGGCAACCAAACTCCGCGCGAGCTGTCCCGTGCCCAACTCACCGATGTTCGCGAGCAGTTCAGCTCCGCAGCCTGCCGTGCCGCCCGCAGCGGCTTCGATCTCCTCGAACTCCACTGCGCGCACGGCTACCTGCTCTCCGGCTTCCTCTCACCGCTGACGAACCGGCGCACCGACCGCTACGGGGGTTCACTGGACCGCCGGTTGCGCTTCCCCCTCGAGGTCTTCGACGCCGTACGGTCGGTGTGGCCCGAGGAGCGGCCCATGACCGTGCGTATCTCCGCGACCGACTGGGCCGACGGGGGCACCACCGCGGAGGACGCCGTCGAGATCGCCCGCGCCTTCGCCGCGCACGGCGCCGACGCGATCGACGTCTCGACCGGGCAGGTCGTCGCCGACGAGCACCCCGAGTACGGGCGCTCGTACCAGACGCCGTTCGCGGACCGTATCCGGCACGAGGTGGGGGTGCCGGTCATCGCCGTCGGCGCCATCTCCTCCTGGGACGACGTCAACTCCCTGATCCTGGCGGGCCGCACCGACCTCTGCGCCCTGGGCCGCCCCCA from Streptomyces sp. DSM 40750 includes these protein-coding regions:
- a CDS encoding bifunctional salicylyl-CoA 5-hydroxylase/oxidoreductase; the protein is MERTVTAPTSGARGTARPATDNPQPPARTSHPRRIAVIGGGPGGLYAAALLKRLDPSREITVWERNAPNDTFGFGVVLSDETLGGIEHADPVVYEALRTHFTRWDDIDIVHRNTRHTSGGHGFAALGRRRLLQILHDRCHALGVELRFRTQAPHPALLCDAYDLVIAADGVHSATREAYAEVFRPAVEEHRCRYIWLAADFAFEAFRFEIAETEHGVMQLHGYPYARPSPDHHPSTRPSGPQDQFGASTVIVEMREEVWRAAGFDRTDERESVERCAKLFADALGGRPLRSNNSTWTTFRTVVNERWSHGNLVLLGDAAHTAHFSIGSGTKLAVEDALALAACLEEQPDLERALAAYEKERRPVVASTQRAARASLEWFENIGLYLGQPARQFAFNLLTRSRRVTHDNLRLRDAYFTGDVEREFGCPPGTPPMFTPFRLRGLTLRNRVVVSPMDMYSAADGVPGDFHLVHLGARALGGAGLVMTEMVCVSPEGRITPGCAGLWNSRQADAWRRTVTFVHAQAPGTAIGVQLGHSGRKGSTKLMWEGIDEPLDADNWPLTAASPIPYKPGNQTPRELSRAQLTDVREQFSSAACRAARSGFDLLELHCAHGYLLSGFLSPLTNRRTDRYGGSLDRRLRFPLEVFDAVRSVWPEERPMTVRISATDWADGGTTAEDAVEIARAFAAHGADAIDVSTGQVVADEHPEYGRSYQTPFADRIRHEVGVPVIAVGAISSWDDVNSLILAGRTDLCALGRPHLYDPHWTLHAATEQGYAGPAVTWPAPYRAGSRRPNTGRTDAPRPRLTLGR
- the argF gene encoding ornithine carbamoyltransferase, giving the protein MATVPHALAGRHFLKELDFTADEFRGLIGLAAELKAAKRAGTETQHLRGRNIALIFEKTSTRTRCAFEVAAADQGARTTYLDPSGSQMGHKESVRDTARVLGRMFDAIEYRGDSQENVEELAAYAGVPVYNGLTDDWHPTQMLADVMTMTEHSDKPLDEMVFAYLGDARFNMGNSYLVTGALLGMDVRIVAPAAYWPAEEIVTHARKLAEISGARITLTEHIHEGVGGADFVATDVWVSMGEPKEVWDERIGALSPYAVTMDVLRATGNADVKFLHCLPAFHDLGTKVGREIHERHGLESLEVTDEVFESAHSVVFDEAENRLHTIKAVLVATLGR
- a CDS encoding enoyl-CoA hydratase family protein, whose protein sequence is MSPFTGSAARTADWRHLRCAITDGVATVTLARPEKLNALTFGAYADLRDLLAELSREKSVRALVLAGDGRGFCSGGDVDEIIGATLAMDTAQLLDFNRMTGQVVRAVRECPFPVIAAVHGVAAGAGAVLALAADFRVADPTARFSFLFTRVGLSGGDMGAAYLLPRVVGLGHATRLLMLGEPVRAPEAERIGLISRLADEGSADEAAQELARRLAEGPALAYAQTKALLTAELDMPLSAAVELDAATQALLMTGEDYTEFHAAFTEKRPPKWSGR
- a CDS encoding ATP-binding protein, coding for MTCSMNGSTALQEPSAPASWRIALPHTAAAVPVARALVRTAMTELEHGADCDTAELLTAELVANAVEHATGDGPIELVVELLPSGCKVEVHDPDPAPPGDLTTPGHIEPDPWQEHGRGLLLIRALSSACGHRPTGSGKAVWFRLPTVPPQRRHA